A region of Candidatus Polarisedimenticolia bacterium DNA encodes the following proteins:
- a CDS encoding pyridoxal phosphate-dependent aminotransferase produces MRLKHSVYITWAKRQAAARYNLANSGILGCEAGDLPLEPGDVALNGPDSDGYLPLRQAIAAKYGAREEQVVLAQGTSFANFLACATVLEPGDEALVEQPVYEPLLSTIRFLGAGVKRFARRLEDGFSLDPDEVRRRMTRRTKLIVLTSPHNPSGVPAEPATLAEVGAIAAQAGARVLVDEVYRDILFEEAPPSAVHAGERFIATSSLTKSYGLSGLRCGWILCDAATAERMRRLNDVMGVAGPMPAESLSLAAFRRLPALEARSRAIVEPNARLVREFLAGHGDLLECVVPSRSIVVFPRLRRAGSSDRLHDRLRTRDTSIVPGRFFESPRHFRLGFAVRTEDVAEGLRRLSKTLRED; encoded by the coding sequence ATGCGCTTGAAGCACAGCGTCTACATAACGTGGGCCAAGCGGCAGGCGGCGGCGCGCTACAACCTCGCGAACAGCGGCATCCTGGGATGCGAGGCGGGCGACCTGCCGCTCGAGCCCGGCGACGTCGCGCTGAACGGCCCGGACAGCGACGGCTACCTTCCCTTGCGGCAGGCGATCGCGGCGAAGTACGGAGCGCGCGAGGAGCAGGTGGTCCTCGCCCAGGGGACCTCCTTCGCCAACTTCCTGGCGTGCGCCACGGTCCTGGAGCCGGGGGACGAAGCGCTGGTCGAGCAGCCCGTCTACGAGCCGCTGCTCTCGACGATCCGGTTCCTCGGAGCGGGCGTGAAGCGTTTCGCCCGGCGCCTGGAGGACGGCTTCTCGCTCGATCCGGACGAAGTCCGGCGGCGGATGACGCGGCGGACGAAGCTCATCGTCCTGACGAGCCCTCACAACCCGAGCGGCGTGCCGGCCGAACCGGCGACCCTGGCGGAGGTCGGCGCGATCGCGGCCCAGGCGGGCGCCCGCGTCCTGGTCGACGAGGTCTACCGCGACATCCTCTTCGAGGAAGCGCCGCCCAGCGCCGTGCACGCCGGAGAGCGGTTCATCGCCACCAGCAGCCTGACCAAGAGCTACGGACTCAGCGGCCTGCGCTGCGGCTGGATCCTGTGCGACGCGGCGACCGCCGAGCGGATGCGCCGGCTCAACGACGTGATGGGGGTGGCCGGGCCGATGCCCGCGGAGAGCCTGAGCCTCGCCGCGTTTCGCAGGCTTCCGGCCCTGGAAGCCCGGAGCCGCGCCATCGTCGAGCCCAACGCCCGCCTGGTCCGGGAATTCCTCGCCGGGCACGGCGACCTTCTCGAGTGCGTCGTTCCCTCGCGCTCCATCGTCGTCTTCCCCCGGTTGCGCCGGGCCGGGAGCAGCGACCGGCTGCACGACCGTCTCCGAACGCGCGACACCTCGATCGTCCCCGGCCGTTTCTTCGAATCGCCCCGGCACTTCCGCCTCGGCTTCGCCGTCCGGACCGAGGACGTGGCGGAAGGGCTGCGCCGCCTCTCCAAGACGCTTCGGGAAGACTGA
- a CDS encoding tetratricopeptide repeat protein has protein sequence MRCPACSATIPEGDSRCPGCGTDLYDSAPTAPLPQSSREVPELTPGASFANRYTIIQKAGAGGMGVVYKAIDNSLDLVVALKVLRADLAENPAFVERFKQEVRLTRQIAHPNVCRVHDLGEVGGVLFLSMEWIEGETLRRLLMESGPLEPRRAMEIAGKTFQALGAAHSRGIVHRDLKPENVMIDHQGSVFVMDFGVALGPGEGSQADARFGTPSYMAPEQVRGGPVDHRTDLFALGLLLREMLSGDRAGEPGSRLPHDRLPRGIRTILETLLSEDPKNRRVTAEEIDRALRDLRPASESAGGVRRIAGALGRPTGKWLLGGTGLAVLLAVAFVPRILKPGVSGTPTHGRLPASEADPFYRRGLYYLRAEGETSRSLNEAIQMLNRAVEKDPSSSIAWANLAEAYWIRYERTREPSSREEALRAQERSFQQNPDLPEALNAKGRGLIATGDFAAAVVDLKRAVRTKPDFDAAWANLGMAYREIKDGYRPGLQALQTAIRLSPNSFRHRVYLGLFFYRFGEYDQAEKASRKAIDLKPDSVMAWNNLGAIYLQMNRPADAVSAFQESLKLEEGAHAHSNLGTAYYFQKDFGQALEHYRRATEMEPHEAGHWGNLGDAFRMLKNGDGARRAYLEAVRRAREKLALLPQDPEAHTSLGLYCARAHEEACALEEGGKAESMQPDSLEVVFTNAVILAILGKTNDAMEHLERAVKLGLSKVRIENDPDLAPLRDLPRYRRILELAG, from the coding sequence ATGAGATGTCCGGCCTGTTCGGCGACGATCCCGGAGGGTGACAGCCGGTGTCCGGGCTGCGGCACCGACCTGTACGATTCCGCCCCGACCGCGCCGCTTCCGCAATCCTCCCGCGAAGTGCCGGAGCTGACTCCCGGCGCCTCCTTTGCCAATCGTTACACCATCATCCAGAAGGCAGGAGCGGGCGGCATGGGAGTCGTCTACAAGGCCATCGACAACTCGCTCGATCTCGTGGTGGCTCTCAAAGTCCTGCGTGCGGATCTGGCAGAGAACCCGGCCTTCGTGGAACGCTTCAAGCAGGAGGTCCGGCTCACCCGGCAGATCGCTCATCCGAACGTCTGCCGGGTGCACGACCTCGGAGAGGTGGGCGGCGTTCTTTTTCTCTCGATGGAGTGGATCGAGGGAGAAACTCTCCGGCGCCTCCTCATGGAATCCGGGCCGCTGGAGCCCCGGCGGGCCATGGAGATCGCCGGCAAGACGTTTCAAGCGCTGGGCGCCGCTCATTCCCGCGGGATCGTGCACCGGGATCTGAAGCCGGAGAACGTGATGATCGATCACCAAGGCTCCGTCTTCGTCATGGATTTCGGGGTTGCTCTGGGACCCGGGGAGGGATCGCAGGCCGATGCGCGCTTCGGCACTCCCTCATACATGGCGCCGGAACAGGTCCGGGGCGGACCCGTCGATCACCGGACCGATCTCTTCGCCCTCGGGCTCCTGCTTCGGGAGATGCTGAGCGGGGACAGGGCAGGGGAGCCGGGATCTCGTCTTCCTCACGACCGGCTGCCCCGGGGCATCCGCACGATCCTGGAGACGCTCCTCTCCGAGGATCCGAAGAACCGCCGAGTTACGGCCGAGGAAATCGATCGGGCTCTTCGGGATCTTCGACCGGCTTCCGAATCCGCGGGAGGCGTGCGGCGGATCGCCGGGGCTTTGGGCCGCCCCACGGGAAAGTGGTTGCTCGGGGGGACAGGGCTCGCAGTGCTCCTGGCAGTGGCCTTCGTCCCCCGGATCCTTAAGCCGGGCGTATCAGGCACCCCGACTCATGGTCGCCTCCCGGCCTCCGAGGCCGATCCCTTCTACCGCAGAGGCCTTTACTACCTGCGGGCCGAAGGGGAGACGTCGAGAAGCCTCAACGAGGCCATTCAAATGCTGAACCGCGCCGTGGAAAAGGATCCGTCATCGTCGATTGCTTGGGCGAACTTGGCGGAGGCCTACTGGATCCGGTACGAGAGGACCCGGGAGCCCTCTTCGCGGGAGGAGGCGCTTCGGGCTCAGGAGAGGTCGTTTCAGCAGAATCCGGATCTTCCGGAAGCTCTCAACGCCAAGGGGCGCGGTCTGATCGCCACGGGAGATTTCGCGGCCGCGGTCGTGGATCTGAAGCGCGCCGTCCGGACGAAACCCGACTTCGACGCGGCATGGGCGAATCTTGGAATGGCCTATCGGGAGATCAAGGATGGATACCGTCCCGGACTGCAGGCCTTGCAGACGGCCATCCGTCTCAGCCCCAACAGCTTTCGCCACCGGGTTTACCTGGGGCTCTTCTTCTACCGCTTCGGGGAATACGACCAGGCGGAGAAGGCCTCCCGCAAGGCGATCGATTTGAAGCCCGACAGCGTGATGGCGTGGAACAATCTCGGAGCGATCTACCTGCAGATGAACCGCCCCGCCGACGCCGTCTCGGCGTTCCAGGAATCGCTCAAGCTCGAAGAAGGCGCCCACGCGCACAGCAACCTGGGGACGGCCTACTACTTCCAGAAGGATTTCGGGCAGGCATTGGAGCATTACCGGCGGGCGACCGAGATGGAGCCGCATGAGGCCGGCCATTGGGGGAACCTGGGGGACGCTTTCCGGATGCTGAAGAACGGCGACGGGGCCCGTCGCGCCTACCTCGAGGCGGTCCGGCGCGCGCGGGAAAAGCTCGCCCTCCTTCCCCAGGATCCGGAGGCGCACACGAGCCTCGGCCTTTATTGTGCCCGTGCCCATGAAGAGGCGTGCGCCCTCGAGGAAGGGGGCAAGGCGGAGTCCATGCAGCCGGATAGTCTGGAAGTCGTCTTCACCAACGCGGTCATCCTCGCCATCCTGGGCAAGACGAACGACGCGATGGAGCATCTGGAGAGGGCGGTGAAGCTTGGCCTGAGCAAAGTCCGGATCGAAAACGACCCCGATCTCGCGCCCCTCCGAGATCTGCCCCGTTACCGTAGGATCCTGGAGCTGGCCGGCTAG
- a CDS encoding cob(I)yrinic acid a,c-diamide adenosyltransferase, with protein MKIYTKTGDSGETGLFGGGRVKKSDLRVEAYGDVDEVNAHLGRALTLLANHPVQKEIEEIQADLFTLGADLATVPAAAAKSTALRLSPQRALRLEELIDRWESEIAPLKHFILPGGSPGGAALQVCRAVCRRAERSVVRLSIAESVNSDAVVYLNRLSDLLFVLSRWVNAREGAPETIWKGAGP; from the coding sequence ATGAAGATCTACACGAAGACCGGCGATAGCGGTGAGACGGGCCTTTTCGGCGGCGGGCGCGTCAAGAAGAGCGACCTCCGGGTGGAGGCCTACGGAGACGTCGACGAGGTGAACGCCCACCTGGGCCGGGCGCTCACGCTGTTGGCGAATCATCCGGTCCAGAAGGAAATCGAGGAGATCCAGGCCGATCTCTTCACGCTCGGGGCCGACCTCGCCACCGTTCCGGCCGCCGCCGCGAAATCGACGGCCCTGCGCCTCTCCCCGCAGCGGGCCCTCCGCCTGGAGGAGCTGATCGATCGATGGGAGTCGGAGATCGCGCCGCTCAAGCACTTCATCCTCCCGGGCGGCTCGCCCGGAGGCGCCGCGCTGCAGGTCTGCCGGGCCGTCTGCCGCCGGGCCGAGCGGTCGGTGGTCCGGCTTTCGATCGCTGAAAGCGTGAATTCCGACGCCGTCGTCTACTTGAACCGTCTCTCCGATCTTCTTTTCGTCCTCTCCCGATGGGTCAATGCCCGCGAGGGGGCCCCGGAGACGATCTGGAAGGGGGCCGGTCCCTGA
- a CDS encoding PspC domain-containing protein, protein MARALRKSRNRILGGVCGGIAEWLEWDPTVVRVLYVVFSIVSAAFPGILVYLILWLIMPPPE, encoded by the coding sequence ATGGCCCGAGCGCTTCGAAAGTCTCGCAACCGGATTCTGGGCGGGGTGTGCGGGGGGATCGCCGAGTGGCTGGAATGGGATCCCACCGTGGTGCGCGTCCTGTACGTCGTCTTCTCGATCGTCAGCGCGGCCTTTCCGGGGATCCTGGTCTATCTGATCCTCTGGCTGATCATGCCGCCGCCCGAATAG
- a CDS encoding TerB family tellurite resistance protein has product MSILRILGLEGGPGQSAPESETLRKITRALEAMDPEKARYVAAFAFVLGRVANADLSISDVETREMERIVQRWAGLPEEQAILVVQIAKTQSRLFGGTENFPLTKLFKDLSTPQQREELLHCLFAVSASDDSISTVEENEIWKVAAELGITHSAYVAIRADYSQKRQVLKDLPSKN; this is encoded by the coding sequence ATGTCGATTCTCAGGATTCTCGGATTGGAAGGGGGCCCGGGCCAGAGCGCGCCCGAGTCCGAGACTCTCCGGAAGATCACCCGGGCCCTGGAGGCGATGGACCCGGAGAAGGCTCGCTACGTCGCCGCTTTCGCGTTCGTCCTCGGGAGGGTCGCGAACGCCGATCTCTCGATCAGCGATGTAGAGACCCGGGAGATGGAGCGCATCGTCCAGCGCTGGGCGGGACTCCCGGAGGAGCAGGCCATTCTCGTCGTCCAGATCGCCAAGACCCAGAGCCGGCTGTTCGGCGGCACCGAGAACTTCCCCCTCACGAAGCTCTTCAAGGATCTCTCCACGCCGCAACAGCGCGAGGAGCTGCTCCACTGCCTCTTCGCCGTCTCGGCCTCGGACGACTCGATCTCCACCGTCGAGGAGAACGAGATCTGGAAGGTCGCCGCCGAGCTGGGGATCACGCACTCCGCCTACGTGGCCATCCGGGCCGACTACTCCCAAAAGCGGCAGGTGCTGAAAGACCTTCCTTCGAAAAACTAG
- a CDS encoding DUF1684 domain-containing protein, protein MMPRWKVVAGGAAVLLAGGLLLSAARPPGYAAEVEKWRQEREARLKNDTGWLTVAGLFWLKEGPNRFGTDPAADIILPAGTAPAYTGVFELKEGKTKVRVDSGATVTSAGRTVTEMELTPDKAGDPTVLALGDLSMFVIERGGKYAIRLKDKNSKMRREFTGLKWYPVKPEYRITATFNPYEPPKQIPVPNILGQTESLPSPGYVTFTLKGKTVRLEPVLESPDDKELFFIFRDGTSGDTTYPSGRFLYADMPVEGKVVLDFNKAYNPPCAFTPYATCPLPPPANRLKVNIEAGELNYGHHGGHNPGS, encoded by the coding sequence ATGATGCCAAGGTGGAAGGTAGTCGCCGGCGGAGCCGCCGTCCTGCTCGCGGGAGGGCTTCTCCTCTCCGCCGCCCGGCCTCCGGGTTATGCGGCCGAGGTGGAGAAATGGCGCCAGGAACGGGAAGCCCGACTGAAGAACGACACGGGGTGGCTGACCGTGGCGGGGCTCTTCTGGCTGAAGGAGGGGCCGAACCGCTTCGGCACCGATCCGGCCGCGGACATCATCCTGCCCGCCGGGACGGCCCCGGCCTACACCGGCGTGTTCGAGCTGAAGGAGGGGAAGACGAAAGTCCGGGTCGACAGCGGCGCCACCGTCACCTCCGCAGGGCGCACCGTCACCGAGATGGAGCTGACGCCCGACAAGGCGGGCGATCCCACCGTCCTGGCCCTGGGCGATCTCAGCATGTTCGTGATCGAGCGGGGCGGAAAGTACGCCATCCGGTTGAAGGACAAGAACAGCAAGATGCGCCGCGAATTCACCGGCCTGAAGTGGTATCCGGTGAAGCCCGAGTACCGCATCACGGCCACCTTCAACCCGTATGAGCCTCCGAAGCAGATTCCGGTCCCGAATATCCTCGGCCAGACCGAGAGTCTCCCCAGCCCCGGGTACGTCACCTTCACCCTCAAGGGGAAGACCGTCCGTCTCGAGCCCGTTCTCGAGAGCCCGGACGACAAGGAGCTGTTCTTCATCTTCCGGGACGGGACCAGCGGCGACACCACCTATCCTTCGGGACGCTTCCTGTACGCCGACATGCCGGTCGAGGGGAAGGTCGTCCTCGATTTCAACAAGGCCTACAACCCTCCCTGCGCGTTCACCCCGTACGCCACCTGCCCTCTGCCCCCGCCCGCGAACCGCCTCAAGGTGAATATCGAGGCGGGCGAGCTCAACTATGGGCATCACGGGGGCCACAACCCCGGAAGCTGA
- a CDS encoding macro domain-containing protein, giving the protein MELSLLRGDITSVTADAVVNPANSRGEMGGGVAGILRRRGGAIIEQEAMAQAPIPIGSAVATTAGDLPFRSVIHAPTMELPAMRTSVAKVSEAVRAALECADAAGLRSLAFPGMGTGVGRVSHAEAARAMVAAARAFRPRHLQRVVFVAFEEEMVRAFEAEGLRDGAEKGKGEPR; this is encoded by the coding sequence ATGGAATTGTCGCTATTGCGGGGAGACATCACCTCGGTTACGGCCGACGCCGTCGTGAATCCGGCCAACTCGCGCGGCGAGATGGGCGGAGGCGTGGCGGGAATCCTGCGGCGCCGTGGCGGGGCGATCATCGAGCAGGAAGCGATGGCGCAAGCCCCCATTCCGATCGGCAGCGCCGTGGCGACCACCGCCGGCGACCTGCCGTTCCGCAGCGTGATCCACGCCCCCACGATGGAGCTTCCCGCCATGCGGACCAGCGTGGCGAAGGTCTCCGAGGCGGTCCGCGCGGCCCTGGAGTGCGCTGACGCCGCCGGGCTGAGATCCCTCGCTTTTCCCGGAATGGGCACGGGGGTCGGCCGGGTTTCCCATGCCGAGGCAGCCCGCGCTATGGTCGCCGCGGCCCGGGCGTTCCGGCCCCGCCATCTTCAAAGGGTCGTGTTCGTCGCGTTCGAGGAGGAGATGGTCCGGGCCTTCGAGGCCGAGGGCCTTCGAGACGGTGCCGAGAAAGGAAAAGGAGAGCCGAGATGA
- a CDS encoding HEXXH motif-containing putative peptide modification protein produces the protein MALSGEAIDTGLRKLRGRQLRLILGTSWNHLAEARSALSLLRQCLSGSMPRSSRRLADSPLLGGWIQDVLFWREVERMAAAQRGEAPSEARGIRLFERIAGTEFLTELVPSGRVERGFAARARRRALAILRQRWADLPRILIPYLPPGGGRGTFSLALHSIPDEGCPAGRIRLGESPLLLSCPARRAGSIRVWRVGRALFLPSFVEISRQETVPGTSILLAHRLFSSARALRVGGPVPRLGARLSRALDLVEGAWPQAGREIRRRTWLIVPLVEPGTVSYSHLARPGISYLSVFRGSLVDLADDLLHETAHHRLHAMQEVKSLIRDPGERRFYSPWRQSMRPLNGILHGTFTFLYRAELFRRLSRGSPRPGRARLSAAARRRLASEARRELKRCAAGLADLREASRGGGLTAAGRRLAARMGRRLRALEKGRLSGKRGSIIL, from the coding sequence ATGGCGCTTTCCGGCGAGGCAATCGACACCGGGCTGCGGAAGCTCCGCGGGCGGCAGCTGCGCCTGATCCTCGGGACGAGCTGGAACCATCTGGCGGAGGCGCGGAGCGCCCTGAGCCTGCTGCGCCAGTGCCTCTCCGGGAGCATGCCGCGTTCTTCGAGGCGGCTCGCCGACAGCCCACTCCTCGGCGGATGGATTCAAGACGTCCTCTTCTGGCGTGAGGTCGAGCGGATGGCCGCCGCGCAGCGCGGCGAGGCGCCGTCTGAGGCTCGCGGCATTCGGCTCTTCGAGAGAATCGCCGGCACCGAGTTCCTCACCGAGCTGGTTCCTTCCGGCCGGGTGGAGCGGGGCTTCGCCGCCAGGGCGCGGCGGCGCGCCCTGGCGATCCTGCGGCAGCGCTGGGCCGACCTTCCCAGGATCCTGATTCCCTATCTCCCTCCAGGCGGTGGGCGCGGGACGTTTTCCCTGGCGCTTCACAGCATTCCGGACGAGGGGTGCCCCGCCGGCAGGATCCGGCTGGGAGAATCGCCGCTCCTCCTCTCGTGCCCGGCCCGGCGCGCCGGCTCGATCCGGGTGTGGCGGGTGGGAAGGGCCCTCTTTCTTCCCTCCTTCGTGGAGATCTCGCGGCAGGAGACCGTTCCCGGCACTTCGATCCTTCTCGCGCATCGGCTCTTCTCCTCGGCGCGGGCGCTGCGCGTCGGCGGTCCGGTGCCCCGCCTCGGCGCCCGGCTCTCCCGGGCCCTGGACCTGGTGGAAGGCGCCTGGCCGCAGGCGGGCCGGGAGATCCGCCGCAGGACCTGGTTGATCGTGCCGCTGGTCGAGCCGGGAACGGTAAGCTATTCGCACCTCGCGAGACCGGGAATCTCGTACTTGAGCGTCTTTCGCGGGTCGCTCGTCGACCTGGCGGACGACCTCCTGCACGAGACGGCGCATCACCGGCTGCACGCCATGCAGGAAGTGAAGTCCCTGATTCGCGATCCGGGCGAGCGCCGCTTCTACTCGCCCTGGCGGCAGAGCATGCGGCCGCTGAACGGGATCCTCCACGGGACCTTCACTTTTCTGTACCGCGCGGAGCTGTTCCGGCGGTTGTCGCGGGGGTCGCCGCGACCCGGTAGGGCCCGCCTCTCGGCCGCCGCGAGGCGGAGGCTGGCCTCGGAAGCGAGGCGGGAGTTGAAGCGCTGCGCGGCGGGGCTGGCCGATCTGCGTGAGGCTTCCCGAGGCGGAGGGCTCACGGCGGCCGGCCGCCGGCTGGCCGCCAGAATGGGGCGCCGATTGCGGGCTCTGGAGAAGGGACGCTTGTCGGGGAAACGGGGCTCCATTATATTGTGA
- a CDS encoding FAD-binding protein, with the protein MTKEQLQDLQRALPGRVHVDGATLSEKSSDFGRMIQRTPGAVLRPASTDDVVEAVRFARSARLAIATRGEAHTQSGQALTEGGILLDLTALSKIEAIDAAAPSITCGAGLKWMDLVAATTAQGLIPPVLTNNLGVTVGGTLSVAGLGVASFRYGTQGDNAIELEVVTGAGERVVCSRTQRPEVFDAARSGLGQFAIITRAKLRLRPCRPMTRTYFLLYDDLQVLMRDSQALMDDQRFNYLESWCVPCPQGFRKVGGEFQTFAEWFYPLHLTIEFDPAAPPDEASIVGGLQFYRKSHVGDRSLLEFSNRLEPLFAVWRRMGYWANAHPWMETILPWGTAAPYIQQVLAQLPPTALGGGHVLLWPCKGTTSSVPLFQVPPGSHVMGFGILPGIPPELLAPIKARLNLASDASMAAGGKRYLSGFIEFDRARWKQHFGAAWDKIQDLKKQLDPDRILNPGFIDYET; encoded by the coding sequence TTGACCAAAGAGCAGCTTCAGGATCTGCAGCGCGCCTTGCCCGGACGCGTTCACGTCGACGGGGCCACGCTCTCCGAGAAAAGCTCCGACTTCGGCAGGATGATCCAGCGCACGCCCGGCGCCGTGCTCCGTCCCGCCTCGACGGACGACGTCGTCGAGGCGGTGCGCTTCGCCCGCAGCGCCCGCCTCGCCATCGCCACGCGCGGGGAGGCCCACACTCAAAGCGGCCAGGCCCTCACCGAGGGGGGAATCCTCCTCGATCTCACCGCGCTTTCGAAGATCGAGGCGATCGACGCGGCGGCGCCGAGCATCACCTGCGGGGCGGGATTGAAGTGGATGGATCTGGTCGCGGCGACGACCGCCCAGGGACTCATCCCGCCGGTGCTCACCAACAACCTCGGGGTGACGGTGGGCGGGACGCTGTCGGTCGCCGGCCTGGGCGTCGCCTCGTTCCGCTACGGGACCCAGGGGGACAACGCGATCGAGCTGGAGGTCGTGACCGGGGCCGGGGAGCGCGTCGTCTGCAGCCGCACCCAGCGGCCGGAGGTCTTCGACGCGGCGCGCTCCGGACTGGGGCAGTTCGCCATCATCACCCGGGCGAAGCTGCGGCTGCGCCCCTGCCGTCCGATGACCAGGACCTACTTCCTCTTGTACGACGACCTTCAGGTGCTGATGCGCGACTCGCAGGCGCTCATGGACGATCAGCGCTTCAACTATCTCGAATCCTGGTGCGTCCCGTGCCCGCAGGGCTTCCGGAAGGTCGGGGGGGAGTTCCAGACGTTCGCCGAGTGGTTCTATCCGCTCCATCTCACCATCGAGTTCGATCCCGCCGCGCCGCCCGACGAGGCCTCGATCGTGGGGGGGCTCCAGTTCTACCGGAAGAGCCACGTCGGCGACCGGAGCCTCCTGGAGTTCTCCAATCGTCTCGAGCCGCTGTTCGCCGTCTGGAGGCGGATGGGTTACTGGGCCAACGCCCATCCCTGGATGGAGACGATCCTGCCCTGGGGGACGGCCGCCCCTTACATCCAGCAGGTCCTCGCGCAGCTTCCTCCCACGGCGCTCGGCGGCGGGCACGTGCTTCTCTGGCCGTGCAAGGGAACGACCTCCTCGGTCCCGCTTTTCCAGGTCCCGCCCGGTTCCCACGTCATGGGATTCGGGATCCTCCCGGGAATCCCGCCCGAGCTCCTGGCGCCGATCAAGGCCCGGCTGAATCTTGCTTCGGACGCGAGCATGGCGGCCGGAGGAAAGCGCTACCTGTCGGGGTTCATCGAGTTCGACCGGGCGCGATGGAAGCAGCACTTCGGCGCGGCGTGGGACAAGATCCAGGACCTGAAGAAGCAGCTCGATCCCGACCGAATCTTGAATCCCGGATTCATCGACTATGAAACCTAA
- a CDS encoding 4-hydroxy-3-methylbut-2-enyl diphosphate reductase encodes MAEVQYFPRGFGLKSEIEGKLREDYRSRIVDALKRNGFTLTAGDLTFRLAAEFGFCYGVDRAVEYAYETRKRFPDRDIHITGEIIHNPHVNQRLREMGIRFLTGPDAPPGAWEDLSATDVVILPAFGVTVGQMDLLRGKGCTLVDTTCGSVLNVWKNVERYARDGFTSIIHGKYDHEETRSTASRTSLYKDGKYLVVRDHEETGIVCEHILGRGDRDAFLTRFQPAVSEGFDPDRDLERAGLANQTTMLSSESLEVAERIRQAMIARYGEVELPKHFRSFDTICSATQDRQDAVLKLLKEGVSLMLVIGGYNSSNTNHLAELSAAQVPTYHIEDSSCLVDASTIRHKPVSGKSEETQSGWLQAGPLVIGITAGASTPNNRIGEVVERLLVLRGIRPADLSLP; translated from the coding sequence ATGGCCGAAGTGCAGTATTTTCCGCGAGGATTCGGGCTGAAGTCGGAGATCGAGGGAAAGCTGCGGGAGGATTACCGCAGCCGGATCGTCGATGCTCTGAAACGCAACGGCTTCACGCTCACCGCCGGCGACCTCACGTTCCGCCTGGCCGCGGAGTTCGGCTTCTGCTACGGCGTCGACCGGGCGGTGGAATACGCTTACGAGACACGCAAACGGTTCCCGGACCGCGACATCCACATCACCGGCGAGATCATCCACAATCCGCACGTGAACCAGCGCCTGCGTGAGATGGGGATTCGCTTCCTCACCGGTCCCGACGCGCCGCCAGGGGCCTGGGAGGATCTGTCCGCCACCGACGTGGTGATCCTTCCCGCTTTCGGAGTCACCGTGGGTCAGATGGACCTGCTGCGCGGGAAAGGCTGCACGCTCGTCGACACCACGTGCGGATCGGTCCTGAACGTCTGGAAGAACGTGGAGCGCTACGCCCGGGACGGCTTCACGTCGATCATCCACGGGAAATACGACCACGAGGAGACCCGGTCGACCGCCTCGCGGACGAGCCTCTACAAGGACGGAAAGTACCTGGTCGTCCGGGATCACGAGGAAACAGGGATCGTCTGCGAGCACATTCTGGGCCGGGGAGATCGCGACGCCTTCCTGACCCGCTTCCAGCCGGCGGTTTCGGAGGGATTCGACCCCGATCGGGATCTGGAGCGCGCCGGCCTGGCCAACCAGACGACGATGCTCAGCTCCGAGTCGCTCGAGGTCGCGGAGCGCATCCGCCAGGCGATGATCGCCCGTTACGGCGAGGTGGAGCTGCCGAAGCACTTCCGGTCCTTCGACACGATCTGCAGCGCCACCCAGGACCGTCAGGACGCCGTCCTGAAGCTTCTGAAGGAGGGCGTTTCGCTGATGCTCGTCATCGGAGGGTACAACAGCAGCAACACCAACCACCTCGCGGAGCTCTCCGCGGCGCAGGTCCCCACCTATCACATCGAGGATTCTTCCTGCCTGGTCGATGCCTCGACGATCCGCCACAAGCCGGTGAGCGGCAAATCGGAGGAGACGCAATCGGGCTGGCTGCAGGCCGGGCCGCTGGTGATCGGCATCACGGCGGGGGCCTCCACGCCGAACAATCGCATCGGCGAGGTCGTAGAGAGGCTTCTCGTCCTTCGCGGCATCCGCCCCGCCGACCTCTCCCTCCCCTGA